A genome region from Alteripontixanthobacter maritimus includes the following:
- the ribA gene encoding GTP cyclohydrolase II, with the protein MDALRHGWPIALAAGPVLLPVETAVASQAKAGRMLVSSARAATLKLTNQRAAAEPNAPVLIRGAEAFDLRAALPIADPALDLAAPLKGPFVAETLDFEEAAIAALELARIAGILPAFLVDSSDAGEAQPFDPADIAHLADRDRLVIVTRAKLPVTASADAQIIAFRSADDLREHVALVMGQQSGDRVPLVRLHSECLTGDALGSLKCDCGPQLDAALAQMAQEAADNGGWGVLLYMRQEGRGIGLVNKLRAYRLQDEGFDTVDANQRLGLPDESRDFGTAARMLELLGVPAIRLLTNNPRKVDALIEAGVTTVERVPHQLPDNPHNTRYLATKRDRSGHLLE; encoded by the coding sequence GTGGATGCGTTGCGCCACGGCTGGCCTATTGCGCTTGCCGCCGGTCCGGTCTTGCTACCGGTCGAAACCGCAGTGGCTTCGCAGGCGAAGGCAGGCCGGATGCTGGTTTCGTCTGCCCGTGCAGCAACGCTCAAACTCACCAATCAGCGGGCTGCGGCGGAGCCGAATGCGCCGGTCCTGATACGCGGAGCAGAAGCGTTCGATTTGCGCGCCGCCCTGCCGATAGCCGATCCGGCGCTGGATCTTGCTGCGCCGTTGAAGGGGCCGTTTGTCGCGGAGACGCTGGACTTCGAAGAAGCCGCCATCGCCGCGCTGGAACTGGCCCGCATCGCCGGAATTCTCCCGGCTTTTCTGGTCGATTCAAGTGATGCAGGCGAAGCGCAGCCTTTCGATCCGGCGGACATTGCCCATCTCGCAGACCGGGATCGGCTGGTCATCGTCACACGCGCGAAACTGCCGGTCACGGCATCTGCGGACGCGCAGATCATCGCCTTCCGCAGCGCCGACGATCTGCGAGAGCACGTCGCATTGGTGATGGGGCAGCAGAGCGGCGACCGCGTGCCGCTGGTCCGGCTGCATTCCGAATGCCTGACGGGGGACGCGCTCGGCAGCCTGAAATGCGATTGCGGCCCGCAGCTCGACGCGGCGCTGGCGCAAATGGCGCAGGAGGCGGCGGATAATGGCGGCTGGGGCGTTCTGTTGTATATGCGGCAGGAAGGGCGCGGCATCGGGCTCGTCAACAAACTGCGCGCTTACCGTTTGCAGGATGAGGGGTTCGATACGGTGGATGCCAACCAACGGCTGGGTCTGCCCGACGAATCCCGCGATTTCGGCACGGCCGCCAGAATGCTGGAACTGCTGGGTGTTCCCGCGATCCGTCTGCTGACCAACAATCCGCGCAAAGTCGACGCGTTGATAGAAGCCGGTGTGACCACTGTAGAACGGGTGCCGCACCAACTGCCAGACAACCCGCACAATACACGATATCTGGCAACCAAACGCGACCGGTCGGGGCATCTGCTCGAATAG
- the metW gene encoding methionine biosynthesis protein MetW, with the protein MAEAVSYDLRPDLEVIAREVPAGVRVLDVGCGDGALMAVLRDTKGVDARGIEIDGPSVERCVARGLSVVQGDADRDLTFYPDGAFDYAVLSQTLQTAARPDRMLAELLRVGRRSFISFPNFAYWRMRRALLLRGRMPVTRHLPVTWYETQNIHHVTVRDFEELAAGLGITIERRWFFTREREISPAGANWRAEYAVFEISGSG; encoded by the coding sequence GTGGCTGAGGCGGTGTCCTACGATTTGCGCCCCGACCTCGAGGTGATCGCGCGCGAAGTGCCCGCTGGCGTGCGGGTGCTGGACGTCGGCTGCGGCGACGGGGCGCTGATGGCGGTGCTGCGCGATACCAAGGGCGTGGATGCGCGCGGGATCGAGATCGACGGACCGAGCGTGGAACGCTGCGTGGCGCGCGGGTTGAGCGTGGTGCAGGGCGACGCCGACCGCGACCTCACCTTCTACCCCGACGGCGCATTCGATTACGCGGTATTGAGCCAGACGCTGCAAACCGCCGCCCGGCCCGACCGGATGCTGGCCGAACTGCTGCGCGTGGGCCGCCGCTCCTTCATCAGCTTCCCCAATTTCGCCTATTGGCGGATGCGCCGCGCGCTGCTGCTGCGCGGCCGGATGCCGGTGACGCGGCATTTGCCGGTGACGTGGTACGAAACGCAGAATATCCACCACGTAACCGTACGCGATTTCGAGGAATTGGCGGCAGGCCTCGGCATCACCATTGAACGCCGCTGGTTCTTCACCCGCGAACGCGAAATAAGCCCAGCAGGGGCGAATTGGCGCGCGGAATATGCGGTGTTCGAAATTAGTGGGAGTGGGTGA
- a CDS encoding YdcF family protein, with product MIRRLFALILLAWALGFLWFAFLLPQPMPDGRTDAVIVPTGGEGRIARGLEVLADGQAEAMLVTGVDREVKANEFAAQFDVPDAAMECCVTLGFAAVDTRSNADETARWLAKHEYTTLRLVTTDWHMRRAAGELQRTLGNDITVQRDAVPSSPSLGTLFLEYHKLLASTLARWIGL from the coding sequence ATGATCCGGCGGCTTTTTGCTCTCATCCTGCTCGCTTGGGCGTTAGGCTTCCTGTGGTTCGCCTTTCTCTTGCCGCAACCGATGCCCGATGGCCGCACAGACGCGGTGATCGTGCCCACTGGCGGGGAGGGACGGATCGCGCGCGGACTGGAAGTGCTGGCGGACGGGCAAGCCGAAGCGATGCTGGTCACAGGCGTGGACCGCGAAGTGAAAGCAAATGAATTTGCAGCGCAGTTCGACGTCCCCGACGCCGCGATGGAATGCTGCGTCACGCTGGGTTTTGCCGCCGTCGACACCCGCTCCAACGCCGATGAAACCGCACGCTGGCTCGCAAAACACGAATATACTACGCTCCGGCTGGTGACGACCGACTGGCATATGCGCCGCGCGGCCGGGGAATTGCAGCGTACGCTGGGCAACGATATCACGGTGCAGCGCGATGCGGTGCCATCCAGCCCCAGCCTTGGCACACTGTTCCTCGAATATCACAAGCTCCTGGCCAGCACACTTGCGCGCTGGATCGGGCTGTGA
- the metX gene encoding homoserine O-acetyltransferase MetX, whose translation MSVRKPTTLTLPVPLPLDSGQALDAAQIAYESYGELAADKSNAILVCHALTGDQYLASTHPVTGKPGWWDRMVGPGKPIDTARYFVICANVIGSCLGSTGPASPAADGKPYAMRFPVITIRDMVRGLVGLLDGLGIERLHAVVGGSMGGMQALSLAANFPGRTERVLAIATTARHSAQNIAFHEVGRQAIMADPAWAGGDYYASSKQPDAGLAVARMAAHITYLSEEGLTEKFGRRLQDRPDGSAGEKSFGFDADFQVESYLRYQGSGFTRRFDANSYLYITRAMDYFDLAEEFAGEQGGGQLAAAFAGSSARFCLVSFDTDWLYPTAESRHIVHALNAAGAPVSFVELSAPYGHDSFLLDVPPLDRVVRGFLGG comes from the coding sequence ATGTCCGTCCGCAAACCCACAACCCTTACCCTGCCGGTACCGTTGCCGCTCGATAGCGGGCAAGCGCTGGATGCTGCGCAAATTGCGTATGAGAGTTATGGCGAGCTGGCGGCGGACAAGAGCAACGCCATCCTGGTCTGTCATGCGCTTACGGGCGACCAATACCTCGCCAGCACGCATCCGGTAACGGGCAAACCGGGGTGGTGGGACCGCATGGTCGGGCCGGGCAAGCCGATCGACACGGCCAGATATTTCGTGATCTGCGCAAATGTCATCGGTAGCTGTCTTGGCTCCACCGGCCCTGCCTCGCCCGCGGCCGATGGGAAGCCTTACGCCATGCGGTTCCCCGTCATCACTATCCGCGACATGGTGCGCGGGCTGGTGGGACTGCTGGACGGGCTGGGTATCGAACGGCTGCACGCTGTCGTCGGCGGATCGATGGGCGGGATGCAGGCGCTGAGCCTGGCAGCAAACTTTCCGGGGCGAACCGAACGGGTTCTGGCAATTGCCACAACCGCGCGGCATTCGGCACAGAACATCGCCTTCCACGAGGTTGGCCGGCAGGCGATCATGGCCGATCCGGCTTGGGCGGGCGGCGATTACTACGCGTCCAGCAAGCAACCGGATGCGGGTTTGGCCGTGGCGCGGATGGCGGCGCATATCACCTATCTTTCCGAAGAGGGGCTGACGGAAAAGTTCGGGCGGCGGTTGCAGGACCGCCCCGATGGTAGCGCGGGCGAAAAGAGTTTCGGCTTCGATGCGGATTTCCAGGTGGAAAGCTATTTGCGTTACCAAGGGAGCGGTTTCACCCGCCGGTTCGATGCCAACAGCTACCTCTACATCACCCGTGCGATGGATTACTTCGATCTGGCAGAAGAATTTGCGGGCGAGCAAGGGGGCGGCCAGCTTGCTGCTGCGTTCGCTGGCAGCTCGGCGCGATTCTGCCTTGTTAGCTTCGACACCGACTGGCTGTATCCCACCGCCGAATCGCGCCACATCGTGCACGCGCTGAATGCGGCGGGCGCGCCGGTCAGCTTCGTGGAATTGAGCGCTCCCTACGGCCATGACAGCTTTTTGCTCGACGTGCCGCCGCTCGACCGGGTTGTGCGGGGGTTCCTGGGTGGCTGA
- a CDS encoding cell division protein FtsX yields MSKPPAIKRAVARGFATFGGKRAADLVPQARLAGPMPWVIAIMVALTVIAAAGGLTLSNLVSEARTELANGATVQIVEANPAERDRQSAAAEAALALLPDVTSIRRVPEQEMQDLLEPWLGAGIEGGADGATVPVPALIDIRLRNTADDASLARVVSALGPVAPAARVDAQSSWLAPVFGAIAALQWLALALVVLLALISAAAVYLAARSALGSNRGTIEVVHLLGGTDSQIARIFQRSIGFDAVLGGAVGLAIGLGVVLVLGAQFSALGSGMTQGAGLGWLDWLAIALVPLVAVGIAMLTARVTVLTALRGML; encoded by the coding sequence GTGAGCAAGCCGCCGGCCATTAAACGTGCCGTCGCACGCGGCTTCGCCACGTTTGGCGGGAAACGCGCCGCCGATCTGGTTCCGCAGGCACGGCTAGCAGGGCCGATGCCATGGGTAATCGCCATCATGGTGGCGCTGACCGTAATCGCTGCGGCAGGCGGCCTCACGCTTAGCAACCTTGTGAGCGAAGCGCGCACCGAACTGGCCAACGGTGCAACTGTACAGATCGTCGAAGCCAACCCTGCGGAACGCGACCGGCAATCCGCCGCTGCCGAAGCAGCCCTGGCGCTGCTGCCGGATGTCACGTCCATCCGCCGCGTGCCGGAACAGGAAATGCAGGACTTGCTCGAACCATGGCTGGGCGCTGGGATCGAGGGGGGAGCCGATGGAGCCACCGTGCCCGTACCCGCGCTAATAGATATTCGCCTGCGCAATACCGCTGACGATGCTTCGCTTGCGCGGGTCGTGTCTGCCCTCGGCCCGGTAGCGCCAGCCGCACGGGTCGATGCGCAGTCGAGCTGGCTTGCACCTGTTTTCGGCGCCATCGCTGCGCTGCAATGGTTGGCGCTGGCGCTCGTTGTCTTGCTGGCGCTGATCAGTGCTGCGGCGGTGTATCTCGCCGCGCGCAGCGCGCTGGGCAGCAATCGCGGTACGATCGAGGTCGTGCATCTGCTGGGCGGCACGGACAGCCAGATCGCACGCATTTTCCAACGCTCGATCGGCTTCGATGCAGTATTGGGCGGAGCGGTCGGGCTGGCTATCGGGCTGGGCGTGGTGCTGGTGCTGGGGGCGCAGTTCAGCGCGCTAGGATCGGGCATGACGCAGGGGGCAGGGCTCGGCTGGCTAGACTGGCTCGCGATCGCGCTGGTGCCGCTGGTGGCCGTCGGCATAGCGATGCTGACCGCGCGCGTGACTGTACTTACCGCGCTGCGGGGAATGCTATGA
- a CDS encoding pyridoxal phosphate-dependent aminotransferase: MTDTHPNPKPWIADIHAYVPGKSSAADGQPLVKLSANENPLGCCDAARAALDEQRDPAAYPDPDARVLREAIANRHSLDAARIVCGTGSDELLNLAAQGFAGVGDEVLFSRYSFAVYDIAARRCGATPVEVADADYGADVDAMLAAVSPATKVVFLANPNNPTGSYLARPEVERLHAGLPSDVLFVLDQAYAEYLAQDEDDGGLELAAAHRNVLVTRTFSKIHGLAGERVGWATGAPGLIDTLNRIRGPFNVTQSGQAAATAAIDDADFVERSRAHNAAERARFAERIGALGNYGLRALPSEANFVMVLFEGAVSAADALEAIAGAGYAVRHLPGQGLPHALRITIGTAEQMDTIADTIAALVGSKA, translated from the coding sequence ATGACTGACACCCACCCAAATCCCAAGCCGTGGATCGCCGATATCCATGCCTATGTGCCGGGCAAGTCCAGCGCGGCGGATGGCCAGCCGCTGGTCAAGCTATCGGCGAACGAGAACCCGTTGGGCTGCTGCGATGCAGCGCGGGCGGCGTTAGACGAGCAGCGCGATCCGGCGGCCTATCCCGATCCCGATGCGCGCGTTTTGCGCGAAGCGATTGCGAACCGGCACAGCCTCGACGCGGCGCGGATCGTGTGCGGAACGGGGTCGGACGAATTGCTCAATCTGGCGGCGCAGGGCTTCGCCGGTGTGGGTGACGAAGTGCTGTTCAGCCGCTACAGTTTCGCCGTGTACGATATCGCGGCGCGGCGCTGCGGGGCCACTCCGGTGGAAGTTGCGGACGCGGATTACGGTGCGGATGTCGATGCCATGCTGGCAGCGGTTTCGCCCGCCACCAAAGTGGTCTTTCTGGCCAATCCGAATAATCCGACCGGCAGCTATCTGGCTCGCCCCGAAGTGGAACGGCTCCACGCGGGTCTGCCGTCCGACGTGCTGTTCGTGCTGGATCAGGCCTATGCCGAATATCTGGCACAGGACGAAGACGATGGCGGGCTGGAACTTGCGGCGGCGCATCGCAACGTGCTGGTCACGCGCACATTTTCGAAAATTCACGGGCTCGCAGGCGAACGGGTGGGCTGGGCAACCGGCGCGCCGGGCCTCATCGATACGCTCAATCGCATTCGTGGGCCGTTCAACGTCACGCAAAGCGGGCAAGCGGCCGCCACAGCGGCAATCGACGACGCGGACTTCGTCGAACGGTCGCGCGCGCATAATGCCGCCGAACGCGCACGCTTCGCCGAACGGATCGGAGCGTTGGGCAATTACGGGCTGCGCGCTTTGCCAAGCGAAGCCAATTTCGTGATGGTCCTGTTCGAAGGCGCGGTCAGCGCGGCGGATGCGCTGGAGGCCATCGCAGGGGCCGGATACGCCGTACGCCATTTGCCCGGGCAGGGCCTGCCGCATGCGCTCAGAATCACCATCGGCACGGCGGAACAGATGGATACCATTGCCGACACGATCGCGGCACTGGTGGGAAGCAAGGCGTGA
- a CDS encoding sterol desaturase family protein: protein MESLREVVEFVGGPVSLWILAGVYFGSVILERIWAIRGNPDYDNKDALASIGLNLMSSTLNLVLGILIPLALYVLVYDNLRLFEDIALWIAIPIAFLAHELAYYWDHRLNHRVGLLWAFHAIHHSSNEFNHSTAARGFFLDGQLKRLFAVVPAFIGIDPVVYIAVSVLTNAYGIWNHASYVPRLGWLDRVFMTPKMHKVHHANQPQYIDRNYSQVTLLFDRMFSSTAYLDEEPNPGLVKPVYDYNPLTAQFAGLKQLQERMDTAPRWQDKVAYLYRPPEWSHDGICRSDCPKYQLREPQPV from the coding sequence ATGGAAAGCCTTCGGGAAGTAGTCGAATTTGTCGGCGGGCCAGTTTCGCTGTGGATCCTGGCGGGAGTGTATTTCGGCAGCGTAATCCTCGAACGCATCTGGGCAATTCGCGGCAATCCGGATTACGACAACAAGGACGCGCTTGCCTCTATCGGGCTTAACCTCATGTCGAGCACGCTGAACCTCGTGCTTGGTATTTTGATACCGCTCGCGCTTTATGTGCTTGTCTATGATAATTTACGCTTATTCGAAGATATTGCGTTGTGGATTGCGATCCCCATCGCCTTCCTGGCTCATGAACTGGCATATTACTGGGACCACCGGCTCAACCACCGGGTCGGCCTGTTATGGGCGTTTCATGCAATCCATCACTCTTCCAACGAATTCAACCATTCCACCGCGGCGCGGGGATTTTTCCTCGACGGTCAACTGAAGCGATTGTTCGCCGTCGTTCCGGCCTTCATTGGAATTGATCCAGTGGTCTATATCGCGGTCAGCGTACTCACCAATGCTTATGGTATCTGGAACCATGCAAGCTACGTACCGCGTCTCGGATGGCTCGACCGGGTGTTCATGACGCCCAAAATGCACAAGGTCCATCACGCCAACCAACCACAATATATCGACAGAAACTACAGCCAGGTTACGCTGCTTTTCGACCGTATGTTCAGCAGCACTGCCTATCTCGACGAGGAACCGAACCCCGGGCTGGTGAAGCCGGTGTATGACTACAATCCGCTTACCGCGCAATTTGCCGGGCTCAAGCAGTTGCAGGAGCGGATGGACACTGCACCGCGTTGGCAGGACAAGGTCGCCTACCTGTATCGCCCGCCGGAATGGTCGCATGACGGGATTTGCCGGTCCGATTGTCCGAAATATCAGCTTCGCGAACCGCAACCGGTTTAA
- a CDS encoding LolA family protein, translating into MKNLFAAQTIRKPLGFCVAAAAAFAIPATAMLTMPAPATAQASTGSLDSAVSALRGIATMKADFVQTDRAGKSIRGVMTLKRPGKIRFQYEKGIPMLVVSNGKSLYLVDYEVDQVQRWPISNSPLGALLDPTRDVKKFGKLNATGNPNVLSVEVRDPKRPEFGVITMIFVKDAKAPGGWRLNNWVALDSQNHRTRVDLKNHRYGVSVADNAFKFKDPRGSSRRGR; encoded by the coding sequence ATGAAAAACCTATTCGCCGCCCAGACAATACGCAAACCGCTTGGTTTCTGTGTGGCCGCCGCAGCCGCATTCGCCATTCCCGCAACAGCTATGCTGACGATGCCCGCACCTGCCACGGCGCAGGCCAGTACCGGCAGTCTCGACAGCGCCGTGTCCGCACTGCGCGGTATCGCCACGATGAAGGCGGACTTCGTCCAGACCGACCGCGCCGGCAAATCCATTCGCGGCGTTATGACGTTAAAACGCCCCGGCAAGATCCGTTTCCAGTACGAAAAGGGCATTCCGATGCTCGTCGTCTCGAACGGCAAGTCGCTCTATCTCGTCGATTATGAAGTGGACCAGGTCCAGCGTTGGCCGATCAGCAATTCGCCATTGGGCGCGCTGCTCGATCCCACTCGCGATGTGAAGAAGTTCGGAAAGCTCAACGCAACCGGCAATCCGAATGTGCTGAGCGTGGAAGTACGCGATCCCAAGCGCCCCGAATTCGGCGTGATTACGATGATCTTCGTCAAGGATGCCAAGGCGCCCGGCGGGTGGCGGCTGAACAATTGGGTCGCGCTTGATTCGCAGAACCACCGGACCAGGGTGGATTTGAAGAACCACCGCTACGGCGTGTCGGTCGCTGACAATGCGTTCAAGTTCAAGGACCCGCGCGGCTCGTCTCGTCGCGGCAGGTAA
- the rpmG gene encoding 50S ribosomal protein L33 has product MAKSATVKIKLVSTEDTGFFYTTTKNPRNITEKMTFRKYDPIARKHVEFKEAKIK; this is encoded by the coding sequence ATGGCGAAGTCAGCAACCGTCAAGATCAAGCTCGTCTCGACCGAAGACACCGGCTTCTTTTACACCACCACCAAGAACCCGCGGAACATCACCGAAAAGATGACTTTCCGCAAATACGATCCGATTGCGCGCAAGCATGTCGAGTTCAAGGAAGCCAAGATCAAGTAA
- a CDS encoding VOC family protein, producing MFSHVMLGADDIEASKKFYDACFKALGGREGSMDPKGRVIYMHNGGIFLLSKPIDGKPATFANGGTIGFAVESEEQGEAWHKAGLEAGGTAIEDPPGIRESEIGNMYLAYLRDPAGNKICVMKRMG from the coding sequence ATGTTCAGTCACGTCATGCTGGGGGCCGACGATATTGAGGCTTCCAAGAAATTCTACGACGCCTGCTTCAAGGCGCTGGGCGGCCGCGAAGGCAGCATGGATCCCAAGGGCCGTGTTATCTATATGCATAATGGCGGCATCTTCCTGCTGTCCAAACCCATCGACGGCAAACCCGCGACTTTTGCCAATGGCGGTACGATCGGCTTTGCAGTGGAAAGCGAAGAACAGGGCGAGGCCTGGCACAAGGCCGGACTGGAAGCGGGCGGCACCGCCATCGAAGACCCACCCGGCATCCGGGAAAGCGAGATCGGCAATATGTACCTCGCGTACCTGCGCGACCCCGCTGGCAACAAGATCTGCGTGATGAAACGCATGGGGTGA
- a CDS encoding lysophospholipid acyltransferase family protein has product MITLLRNLLFYPVFYLGSLPIVLSGFLSLPVGQPAVRAATHVWTAWHRWCVRWLLGIKVRVEGEMLDRPCIYAMKHESFFEAIDAPHLFRLPAPFAKSELFAIPGWGRVARAYGLVEVSRADGAKALRRMIAEARNRSQAGRPLVIFPEGTRSPHDRRAPLQPGFLGIYKLLSLPVVPVSVDSGPLYQPGLKRSGTITYRFGEVIEPGLPRDEVERLVQEGINALGEQGLRPPAQSPTTLTSHDA; this is encoded by the coding sequence ATGATTACACTCCTGCGCAATCTGTTGTTCTACCCGGTGTTCTACCTCGGGAGCTTACCCATCGTGTTAAGTGGTTTCCTCAGCCTGCCGGTCGGCCAGCCGGCGGTACGCGCGGCGACCCATGTCTGGACCGCGTGGCACCGCTGGTGCGTGCGTTGGTTGCTTGGGATCAAGGTCCGGGTGGAAGGCGAAATGCTGGACCGGCCCTGTATCTATGCAATGAAGCATGAAAGCTTCTTCGAAGCCATCGACGCGCCGCATCTGTTCCGCCTTCCCGCCCCGTTTGCGAAATCCGAACTGTTCGCCATTCCCGGCTGGGGCCGTGTTGCGAGGGCCTACGGGCTAGTGGAGGTTTCGCGGGCTGACGGGGCAAAGGCTCTACGCCGGATGATTGCAGAAGCGCGAAACCGTAGCCAGGCGGGCCGCCCGCTGGTGATTTTCCCCGAGGGGACTCGCAGTCCGCATGACCGCCGTGCACCATTGCAGCCGGGTTTCCTTGGCATTTACAAACTGCTCAGCCTGCCCGTCGTGCCGGTCTCGGTCGATAGCGGGCCGCTTTACCAGCCGGGGCTCAAACGCAGCGGCACGATCACCTATCGCTTCGGCGAGGTGATCGAACCGGGGCTTCCGCGCGACGAGGTTGAGCGGCTGGTGCAGGAAGGGATCAATGCGCTGGGCGAACAAGGGTTGCGCCCACCCGCGCAAAGTCCAACCACGCTGACGTCCCACGACGCTTAG
- a CDS encoding prephenate/arogenate dehydrogenase family protein gives MTIRSVAIIGLGLLGGSIGLAIREKLSEVTTTGFDADADVRGRATANGLVGAVCDTAAQAVASADLVILCVPVGAMGDAARGLAGCLKEGAIVSDVGSSKRSVVSALEEALPDAIVIPAHPVAGTERSGPDAGFATLFEGRWCILTPPKNADTDAVSALTLFWQELGATVELMDPDHHDLVLAVTSHIPHLIAYTIVGTASDLEDVTRGEVIKYSAGGFRDFTRIAASDPVMWRDVFLNNRDAVLEMLGRFTEDLTAMQRAIRDGDGDRLLEIFSRTRAIRQAILEQGQDVAKPDFGRGSKEV, from the coding sequence GTGACGATCCGCTCGGTCGCGATCATCGGGCTGGGCTTGCTGGGCGGCTCCATCGGCCTGGCCATCCGGGAGAAGTTATCCGAGGTTACCACGACAGGGTTCGATGCTGACGCCGACGTACGCGGCAGAGCTACTGCCAATGGTCTGGTGGGCGCGGTTTGCGATACGGCAGCCCAAGCCGTCGCAAGCGCCGATCTGGTGATCCTGTGCGTGCCGGTGGGCGCGATGGGAGATGCAGCGCGTGGGCTGGCCGGGTGCCTGAAAGAGGGCGCGATCGTCAGCGATGTCGGCTCCTCCAAGCGCTCCGTCGTGTCAGCGTTGGAAGAAGCGTTGCCCGACGCCATCGTAATACCCGCCCATCCCGTTGCCGGGACGGAACGCAGCGGACCGGACGCGGGTTTCGCCACCCTCTTCGAAGGGCGTTGGTGCATCCTTACTCCGCCGAAAAACGCGGATACCGATGCGGTGAGCGCGCTGACGCTGTTCTGGCAGGAGCTCGGCGCGACGGTGGAACTGATGGACCCCGACCACCACGATCTGGTGCTGGCGGTGACCAGCCATATTCCGCATCTGATCGCCTATACTATTGTGGGCACCGCGTCCGATCTGGAAGACGTGACACGGGGCGAGGTTATCAAATACTCCGCCGGGGGTTTTCGCGACTTCACCCGCATTGCCGCGTCCGACCCGGTGATGTGGCGCGACGTGTTCCTCAACAACCGCGATGCAGTGCTGGAGATGCTGGGGCGCTTTACAGAAGACCTCACCGCGATGCAGCGCGCCATTCGCGACGGCGATGGTGACCGGCTGTTGGAAATATTCAGCCGCACGCGCGCGATCCGGCAGGCAATTCTGGAACAGGGACAGGATGTGGCAAAACCCGATTTTGGGCGGGGATCGAAAGAGGTCTAA
- the xth gene encoding exodeoxyribonuclease III, whose product MNAPTNPQSNVTPNVTPDITVATWNINSVRLRMPIVAHYLKEHAPDVLCLQEIKTEEKFFPFEAFAEAGYPHVALSGQKGYHGVATVSRLPIRESSKLDWQANGEARHVGVELVGRDMFIENVYVPAGGDVPDRAVNPKFGQKLDFLGRMTEWADALDKPTLIVGDFNIAPLESDVWSHKQLLKVVSHTPLEVETLKRFQDAHGWIDLGREFIADPQRYFSWWSYRAKDYTKGDRGRRLDHMWASPELAKQAVSHSVLEEARGWEKPSDHIPLITGFDL is encoded by the coding sequence ATGAACGCGCCCACAAATCCACAAAGCAATGTCACCCCCAATGTCACGCCCGATATCACGGTCGCCACTTGGAACATCAATTCCGTGCGGCTGCGTATGCCCATTGTTGCGCATTATCTGAAAGAGCACGCGCCCGATGTCCTGTGCCTGCAGGAGATCAAGACGGAGGAGAAATTCTTCCCGTTCGAAGCCTTCGCCGAAGCCGGTTATCCGCACGTCGCCCTGTCCGGGCAGAAGGGGTATCACGGGGTAGCCACGGTCAGCCGTTTGCCGATCCGCGAATCCTCGAAGCTCGACTGGCAGGCCAATGGCGAGGCTCGTCACGTCGGCGTTGAGCTGGTGGGGCGGGATATGTTTATCGAGAATGTCTACGTGCCCGCTGGCGGTGATGTTCCCGACCGGGCGGTGAACCCCAAATTCGGCCAGAAGCTCGATTTTCTGGGCCGCATGACCGAATGGGCAGATGCGCTCGACAAACCCACGCTGATCGTAGGCGACTTCAACATCGCCCCGTTGGAAAGCGATGTCTGGAGCCACAAACAATTGCTGAAAGTGGTCAGCCATACGCCGCTGGAAGTGGAAACACTGAAGCGGTTCCAGGATGCGCATGGCTGGATCGATTTGGGCCGCGAATTCATTGCCGATCCCCAACGCTATTTCTCGTGGTGGTCCTATCGCGCGAAAGATTACACCAAGGGCGATCGCGGGCGGCGGCTCGACCATATGTGGGCCAGCCCCGAACTTGCCAAACAGGCGGTATCGCACAGCGTGCTTGAAGAGGCGCGCGGGTGGGAGAAACCGTCCGATCACATACCGCTGATTACCGGGTTCGACCTCTGA